From Chloroflexota bacterium, a single genomic window includes:
- a CDS encoding ATP-binding cassette domain-containing protein, producing the protein MQRQPAVVVQGLEKTYPGGTRAIDGIDFTVEQGEFFGFLGPNGAGKTTTIKILATLLPKSAGRVHVAGIDVDRDARGVRASIGVALQEVGLDDLSKGRDFLVLQGRLYGVGRAEANRRADELLELVGLSGVGKRKIGSYSGGMRRRIDLAGALMHRPNILFLDEPTSGLDPQSRLAIWEHLEQLNAQGVTVMLTTQHMDEADRLCRRLAIIDHGRLVTEGSPTALKAGVGGDVVRVSFGPMESPDGRADTALGALRRLPSVQEADTTPDGLTATVDDGGAAAPAILRALNGVEVPVANLAVTRPSLDDVFLHHTGREIREAAADEDAESRVWGQWMGVNRR; encoded by the coding sequence TTGCAACGTCAACCCGCCGTCGTGGTCCAGGGCCTGGAAAAGACCTATCCCGGCGGTACCCGCGCCATCGACGGCATTGATTTCACCGTCGAGCAGGGCGAGTTCTTCGGCTTCCTCGGACCCAACGGCGCCGGCAAGACCACCACCATCAAGATCCTGGCCACGCTGCTGCCCAAGAGCGCCGGCCGCGTCCACGTCGCCGGTATCGACGTCGACCGGGACGCGCGTGGCGTCCGGGCATCCATCGGCGTCGCCCTGCAAGAGGTCGGCCTGGACGATCTTTCGAAGGGACGCGACTTCCTGGTCTTGCAGGGGCGCCTCTACGGCGTCGGGCGCGCCGAGGCCAACCGCCGCGCCGATGAGCTGCTGGAGCTGGTAGGACTCTCGGGCGTCGGGAAGCGCAAGATCGGTTCCTACTCCGGCGGCATGCGGCGCCGCATCGACCTGGCCGGCGCGCTCATGCACCGGCCCAACATCCTGTTCCTCGACGAACCCACGTCCGGCCTCGATCCCCAGAGCCGCCTGGCGATCTGGGAGCACCTAGAGCAGCTCAACGCCCAGGGCGTGACGGTGATGCTCACCACCCAGCACATGGACGAGGCCGACCGGCTGTGCCGCCGGCTGGCCATCATCGACCACGGGCGCCTGGTGACCGAAGGCTCCCCGACCGCGCTCAAGGCCGGCGTCGGCGGCGACGTCGTGCGCGTGAGCTTTGGCCCGATGGAATCCCCCGACGGCCGAGCCGACACCGCGCTCGGCGCCCTGCGCCGGCTCCCATCGGTGCAGGAAGCCGACACCACGCCCGACGGACTGACGGCCACGGTCGACGACGGCGGCGCGGCCGCGCCCGCGATCCTGCGCGCCCTCAACGGCGTGGAAGTCCCCGTGGCCAACCTCGCCGTCACTCGCCCATCGCTTGACGATGTCTTCCTGCATCACACGGGACGCGAGATTCGCGAGGCCGCCGCCGACGAGGACGCCGAGTCGCGCGTCTGGGGCCAGTGGATGGGCGTGAACCGGAGGTAA
- a CDS encoding Gfo/Idh/MocA family oxidoreductase, with protein sequence MSQRVVRVGLIGAGNFGGEVAKIVARRPELKLVGVADVNADAARARGEMYGVPWWGDHGDLLAECDCDAVAVATPHNTHRDIVVDAAAAGRHVFCEKTMAITVAECHDMIEAADEHGVKLMIGHKRRFRGAHAEIKRLLDSGEFGQPLSINVHGYFGRRILGFWSRRAANGGLLYWAGTHDVDTIRHYLGEVDTVSAMAGPKLFPDVTDYDDAIAVNLRFRSGALGSIQVTTAFPMATYRTSFSYQIACEHGGIAYDPRQVAVHYATHDGPMQTTFFEGYGFEEAFNTEWDSFAAWVLRDEPPVLTGEDGLRAVEIMQAAYISVEEGGQPISLPLDRDERRPFG encoded by the coding sequence ATGTCGCAACGGGTTGTGCGCGTCGGACTGATCGGCGCGGGGAACTTCGGCGGCGAGGTGGCCAAGATCGTCGCGCGACGCCCGGAGCTGAAGCTGGTGGGCGTGGCCGACGTGAATGCCGACGCCGCGCGAGCTCGCGGCGAAATGTACGGCGTGCCGTGGTGGGGCGATCACGGCGACCTGCTGGCGGAGTGCGACTGCGACGCGGTGGCCGTCGCCACCCCGCACAACACCCACCGGGACATCGTGGTGGACGCGGCCGCCGCCGGGCGCCACGTCTTTTGCGAGAAGACCATGGCGATCACCGTGGCCGAATGCCACGACATGATCGAAGCCGCCGACGAGCACGGCGTGAAGCTGATGATCGGCCACAAGCGCCGGTTCCGCGGCGCGCACGCCGAGATCAAACGCCTGCTCGACAGCGGCGAGTTCGGCCAGCCGCTGTCCATCAACGTGCACGGCTACTTTGGACGCCGGATTCTTGGATTCTGGTCCCGGCGGGCGGCCAACGGCGGCTTGCTCTACTGGGCCGGCACGCACGACGTCGACACCATCCGGCACTACCTGGGCGAGGTCGACACGGTCTCGGCGATGGCCGGTCCGAAGCTGTTTCCCGACGTGACCGACTACGACGACGCGATCGCGGTGAATCTGCGGTTTCGCAGCGGCGCGCTGGGATCGATCCAGGTGACGACGGCCTTTCCCATGGCCACCTACCGCACGTCGTTCAGCTACCAGATCGCCTGCGAGCACGGCGGCATTGCCTACGACCCGCGGCAGGTGGCGGTGCACTACGCCACGCACGACGGCCCGATGCAGACGACGTTCTTCGAGGGCTACGGCTTTGAGGAGGCGTTTAATACCGAGTGGGACAGCTTTGCAGCCTGGGTGCTGCGCGACGAGCCGCCGGTGCTGACCGGTGAGGACGGGCTGCGGGCGGTCGAGATCATGCAGGCGGCCTACATCTCGGTCGAAGAAGGCGGCCAGCCGATCTCGCTGCCCCTGGACCGAGACGAGCGGCGGCCGTTCGGATAG
- a CDS encoding mandelate racemase/muconate lactonizing enzyme family protein codes for MKITDVRTFLYRAGGANRRYGPILFVRVDTDAGISGWGEGSTWAGGAALIADFGIRQVRDMLVGRDPSEIEAIWHDIYRRYTYMGSRGMPTQVLSAIDIALWDIKGKALERPIYDLLGGKVRETVPVYANAWWPDGACEPQEFADAALRTVETGHRSLKFDPFLEMAAAFYAYVSGEITPDHESAGIARVAAVREAVGPNVHILIDAHGQYDVPSAIRIADRLAELDVAWLEEPVPPESHDALRQVRENTAVPICVGERLFTRFDFAPILERRLADFVMPDVCWTGGISELRRIGALAEAHYVPLSPHNAAGPIQIAAGSHVGLTTPNFYRLEHAMGWIPVYNAPLREPLGFERDLLTVSDRPGLGIEVDEDYLERHRYTESETFA; via the coding sequence ATGAAGATCACCGACGTCCGCACGTTTCTCTATCGGGCCGGTGGGGCCAACCGGCGCTATGGGCCGATCTTGTTCGTGCGGGTGGACACGGACGCGGGCATTTCCGGCTGGGGCGAGGGGTCGACCTGGGCCGGCGGCGCGGCGCTGATTGCCGACTTCGGCATCAGGCAGGTCCGCGACATGCTGGTCGGCCGCGACCCGTCCGAGATCGAGGCCATCTGGCACGACATCTACCGGCGCTACACCTACATGGGCTCGCGCGGGATGCCGACGCAGGTGCTCAGCGCCATCGACATCGCGCTGTGGGACATCAAGGGCAAGGCGCTGGAGCGCCCGATCTACGACCTGCTCGGCGGCAAGGTGCGCGAGACGGTGCCGGTCTACGCCAACGCCTGGTGGCCGGACGGCGCGTGCGAGCCGCAGGAGTTCGCCGACGCGGCGCTGCGCACCGTGGAGACCGGTCACCGGTCGCTCAAGTTCGACCCGTTCCTCGAAATGGCGGCGGCGTTCTACGCCTACGTGAGCGGTGAGATCACGCCCGACCACGAGTCGGCGGGCATCGCGCGCGTGGCGGCGGTGCGCGAGGCCGTGGGACCCAACGTCCACATCCTCATCGACGCCCACGGCCAGTACGACGTGCCCAGCGCCATCCGCATCGCCGACCGCCTGGCCGAGCTTGACGTCGCCTGGCTTGAGGAGCCGGTGCCGCCCGAGAGCCACGACGCGCTGCGGCAGGTGCGCGAGAACACGGCCGTGCCCATCTGCGTCGGCGAGCGCCTCTTCACGCGTTTCGACTTCGCGCCGATCCTCGAGAGGCGCCTCGCCGACTTCGTGATGCCCGACGTGTGCTGGACCGGCGGCATCAGCGAGCTGCGGCGCATCGGCGCCCTGGCCGAGGCGCACTACGTACCCCTAAGCCCGCACAACGCCGCCGGCCCCATCCAGATCGCGGCGGGCTCGCACGTGGGGCTGACGACGCCGAATTTCTACCGGCTGGAGCACGCCATGGGCTGGATTCCGGTCTACAACGCGCCGCTGCGCGAGCCGCTGGGATTCGAGCGCGACTTACTGACCGTGAGCGACCGGCCGGGTCTCGGCATCGAGGTCGACGAGGACTACCTGGAGCGGCACCGCTACACGGAGTCGGAGACATTTGCCTGA
- a CDS encoding ABC transporter permease, with the protein MLILRESSYIYVRNLKTWLAQPSMIVAAVFSSAVMYLFFGEPLRGITGLPGFPATDYQAFLTAMVIVMAVVFSGSDMAMVLLTDIMSGYVDKLLLSPVNRFSILLGTLAIGATRAIAQVVAIVLVATAIGVRFEGGVLGILAVIVGTTLLGVAMGCVGLIIAVRTRSVQVTVNSWLLFMPLAFLTSAFMPRDLITGWFQFAVGLNPIEYILVAVRTIIIDGWVWEHIVPGFWVLLATSAVLVAAATYEYRRATN; encoded by the coding sequence ATGCTGATCCTGCGCGAGAGCTCCTACATCTACGTCCGCAACCTGAAGACCTGGCTGGCGCAGCCCTCGATGATCGTGGCCGCCGTGTTCTCGTCCGCCGTCATGTATCTCTTCTTCGGCGAGCCGCTGCGCGGCATCACGGGCCTGCCCGGGTTTCCGGCCACGGACTACCAGGCCTTCCTGACCGCCATGGTGATCGTGATGGCCGTGGTCTTCAGCGGCAGCGACATGGCCATGGTGCTGCTCACCGACATCATGTCGGGCTACGTCGACAAGCTGCTGCTGTCGCCGGTCAACCGCTTCTCGATCCTGCTCGGGACGCTCGCCATCGGCGCCACGCGGGCCATCGCCCAGGTGGTCGCGATCGTGCTGGTGGCCACAGCCATCGGCGTGCGGTTCGAAGGCGGCGTGCTCGGCATCCTGGCCGTCATCGTGGGCACCACGCTGCTGGGCGTGGCCATGGGCTGCGTGGGGCTCATCATCGCCGTGCGCACGCGCAGCGTGCAGGTCACGGTGAACAGCTGGCTGCTGTTCATGCCGCTGGCGTTTCTCACCTCGGCCTTCATGCCGCGCGACCTGATCACCGGCTGGTTCCAGTTCGCCGTCGGCCTCAACCCGATCGAGTACATCCTGGTCGCCGTGCGCACCATCATCATCGACGGCTGGGTCTGGGAACACATCGTGCCCGGTTTCTGGGTCCTGCTGGCCACCAGCGCCGTCCTCGTCGCCGCCGCCACCTACGAATACCGCCGCGCAACAAACTAG
- a CDS encoding mandelate racemase/muconate lactonizing enzyme family protein, with the protein MKITGVERIELDVGFTPRTEPHMRRGINDFSLIEICRVAADTGIVGWGESRAMHNWDRDMDAVDSGVIGRNPAELLWRDELGSGLQQAMFDLTGKTLGVPAHRLIGRQARAWVPLAWWCYDMPPEDWAAEAEDAIAAGYSDFKLKPRPWFDLMAQMEAISAATPDHATFDLDFNGFLLDAGFAQQVLQELEAFPKIHMFETPIPQSDVAGNAALRAKSPRAIALHFEEPDFLTAMRENICDGFAGHGEGAASTLHYGALAHSANLPFFVQLVGTGITTAFAAHLAAALPAARWPAVTASNVYADDLLREPLDIRRGYVRVPEAPGLGVEIDEQALENLRRDATGPKPLPRAIYTVRWADGHTAEYVSVRDYERDFSLGNQPAFERGVTLTTREDDGSVDFDNRYRAVAAAGIAPPSLPKPEY; encoded by the coding sequence ATGAAGATCACTGGCGTCGAGCGCATCGAGCTTGACGTCGGGTTCACCCCGCGCACCGAGCCGCACATGCGGCGCGGCATCAACGACTTCTCGCTGATCGAGATCTGCCGCGTGGCCGCCGACACCGGCATCGTCGGCTGGGGCGAGTCCCGCGCCATGCACAACTGGGATCGCGACATGGACGCGGTGGATTCCGGCGTGATTGGTCGCAATCCGGCGGAGCTGCTCTGGCGCGACGAGCTTGGCTCCGGCTTGCAGCAGGCCATGTTCGACCTCACCGGCAAGACGCTCGGCGTGCCCGCGCACCGGCTCATCGGCCGCCAGGCGCGCGCCTGGGTCCCGCTGGCGTGGTGGTGCTACGACATGCCGCCCGAGGACTGGGCCGCCGAGGCCGAGGACGCCATCGCCGCCGGTTACTCGGACTTTAAGCTCAAGCCGCGTCCGTGGTTCGACCTCATGGCGCAGATGGAGGCGATCAGCGCCGCCACCCCGGATCACGCCACGTTCGACCTCGACTTCAACGGCTTCCTGCTCGACGCCGGATTCGCGCAGCAGGTCCTGCAGGAGCTCGAGGCCTTCCCCAAGATCCACATGTTCGAGACGCCCATCCCCCAGAGCGACGTCGCCGGCAACGCGGCGCTGCGGGCCAAGTCCCCGCGCGCCATCGCGCTGCACTTCGAAGAGCCGGACTTCCTCACCGCCATGCGCGAGAACATTTGCGACGGATTCGCCGGTCACGGTGAGGGCGCCGCCAGCACGCTGCACTACGGCGCGCTGGCCCACTCGGCCAACCTGCCATTCTTCGTCCAGCTTGTGGGGACGGGCATCACTACCGCCTTCGCCGCCCACCTGGCCGCCGCGCTGCCCGCCGCGCGCTGGCCGGCCGTGACCGCGTCGAATGTCTACGCGGATGACTTGCTGCGCGAGCCGCTCGACATTCGCCGAGGCTACGTTCGCGTGCCGGAGGCGCCCGGCCTCGGCGTCGAGATCGACGAGCAGGCGCTGGAGAATTTGCGCCGAGACGCGACGGGACCAAAGCCCCTGCCGCGCGCCATCTACACCGTCCGCTGGGCCGACGGCCACACCGCCGAGTATGTGTCGGTCCGCGACTACGAGCGCGACTTCTCCCTAGGCAACCAGCCGGCCTTCGAACGCGGCGTCACGCTCACCACCCGCGAGGACGACGGCAGCGTGGACTTCGACAACCGCTACCGCGCGGTGGCGGCGGCCGGCATCGCTCCCCCATCGCTTCCAAAGCCCGAGTACTAG